A single genomic interval of bacterium harbors:
- a CDS encoding DsbA family protein: MEQENKQEIKSTMTVPVAIIIAGAIIAGAIFYTSGKSGTIPKPVAEDGKKEEVVKIPPVTAKDHILGNPDAPVVLVEYSDTECPYCKTFHPTVKQIMDQYGKDGKVALVYRHFPLDSIHPKARKEAEGAECANNLGGNDKFWAYMDRIFEITPSNNQLDPAKILEIAKYIGLDGAKFETCLNSGKYAAHIEEDFQGGLKAGVTGTPSTFAIIKKTGEQVVIPGAQPLASVKSFIDSALAK, translated from the coding sequence ATGGAGCAGGAAAATAAGCAAGAAATCAAAAGCACTATGACCGTCCCTGTGGCAATCATTATCGCGGGAGCGATCATCGCAGGAGCGATTTTTTATACAAGCGGAAAATCCGGAACCATTCCCAAGCCGGTAGCAGAAGATGGTAAAAAAGAAGAGGTGGTTAAAATTCCCCCCGTTACTGCCAAAGACCACATACTCGGTAATCCCGATGCTCCAGTTGTACTCGTTGAATACTCAGACACGGAATGCCCGTACTGCAAGACATTTCACCCCACGGTAAAACAGATTATGGATCAGTATGGCAAAGACGGAAAAGTTGCATTAGTATATCGTCACTTCCCGCTTGATTCTATACACCCTAAGGCGCGAAAAGAAGCCGAGGGCGCAGAATGCGCAAACAACCTTGGTGGAAATGATAAATTCTGGGCATATATGGACAGAATTTTTGAAATTACGCCATCAAATAACCAACTTGATCCGGCAAAAATCCTAGAGATTGCAAAGTATATCGGATTAGATGGCGCAAAATTTGAGACATGTCTCAATTCGGGTAAATATGCTGCGCATATTGAGGAAGATTTTCAGGGAGGGCTTAAGGCGGGTGTAACGGGAACTCCTTCTACGTTCGCAATCATCAAGAAAACAGGTGAACAAGTGGTTATCCCGGGAGCACAACCACTTGCTTCGGTGAAGTCTTTTATCGATAGCGCACTAGCAAAATAG
- a CDS encoding metal-sulfur cluster assembly factor produces MHTPNTITEKAIIEKLKQVKDPELGIDIWTLGLVYKIMIDDKEIKILMTLTTPFCPFADDIFRDVKKNVGELMKEKDVENVKVDFTFEPPWEPAEELRTLLGL; encoded by the coding sequence ATGCATACACCTAATACAATTACCGAAAAAGCAATAATCGAGAAATTAAAACAGGTCAAAGATCCTGAATTGGGAATCGATATTTGGACTCTTGGATTGGTGTATAAGATTATGATTGATGATAAGGAGATTAAGATATTAATGACCTTAACCACGCCGTTTTGCCCATTCGCAGATGATATTTTTCGTGATGTTAAAAAAAATGTTGGTGAACTTATGAAAGAAAAAGATGTGGAGAATGTTAAAGTGGATTTTACTTTCGAACCTCCGTGGGAGCCTGCGGAGGAATTGCGTACGTTGCTCGGATTATAA
- the sufC gene encoding Fe-S cluster assembly ATPase SufC — protein sequence MVEQKILNVRNLSVETQEKVVVSNVSLEMKPGKISMLMGPNGSGKSSLLKGIFGHPKYKITEGTITLNGRNITKITTEKKAKLKMFFSMQYLPEVSGVTLLKFIHTSHQEITGKNISVLEFYKTIMATASLLEIPDALLKRELHVGFSGGEKKLSEVLQMALLEPEFAFLDEIDSGVDVDSLKKVFSAIVRLTKKGTGFLLVTHATKILDYIKPDAVYIMKEGRIKKTGGYELMEEIEEKGFNM from the coding sequence ATGGTTGAACAGAAAATATTGAACGTAAGGAATTTGTCCGTGGAAACTCAAGAAAAAGTTGTTGTAAGCAATGTCTCTTTAGAAATGAAACCGGGAAAGATTTCCATGCTTATGGGTCCTAATGGGTCAGGTAAATCCAGTCTCCTTAAGGGTATTTTTGGACATCCAAAATATAAGATTACGGAAGGGACAATCACTCTTAACGGCAGAAATATAACGAAGATTACTACTGAAAAAAAGGCAAAACTGAAGATGTTTTTTTCTATGCAATATCTTCCGGAAGTATCTGGAGTAACTCTTTTAAAATTTATTCATACGTCGCACCAAGAGATTACGGGGAAAAATATTTCGGTACTCGAATTCTACAAGACGATTATGGCGACCGCATCTCTTCTCGAAATTCCTGATGCGCTCCTTAAGCGTGAATTACATGTAGGTTTTTCCGGAGGAGAGAAAAAACTTTCGGAAGTTTTACAGATGGCTTTACTTGAACCAGAGTTTGCTTTTTTGGACGAAATAGATTCCGGAGTCGATGTGGATTCTTTAAAAAAAGTATTTTCTGCAATCGTGAGACTTACAAAAAAGGGTACTGGTTTTCTTTTAGTAACGCATGCTACTAAAATCTTGGATTATATTAAGCCTGATGCGGTGTATATAATGAAAGAGGGGAGAATAAAAAAGACAGGAGGGTATGAGCTCATGGAGGAAATTGAAGAAAAAGGATTTAATATGTAA
- a CDS encoding iron-sulfur cluster assembly scaffold protein, which translates to MDEELYKEHILEHYRNPHNKRELPYANIQGSASNPICGDDVAIYINLSGEHRLIEVSFLGEGCVVSQAAGSMLTDKLRGMELRDVKLLSPGDIYSMLAVRISPARVNCALLSYEALSNGLKKLDSNQ; encoded by the coding sequence ATGGACGAAGAACTATACAAAGAGCATATTTTGGAACATTATCGTAACCCACACAATAAAAGGGAGCTTCCTTATGCAAATATACAAGGTAGTGCTTCAAACCCAATATGTGGAGATGATGTCGCGATTTATATCAATTTGAGTGGAGAACATAGACTCATTGAAGTATCATTCCTTGGTGAAGGGTGTGTTGTGAGTCAGGCCGCAGGCTCCATGCTTACCGATAAACTCCGTGGAATGGAACTCCGTGATGTGAAGCTATTATCTCCTGGCGATATCTACAGCATGCTTGCGGTTCGCATAAGCCCCGCCCGTGTTAATTGCGCGCTTCTTTCATATGAGGCATTAAGTAATGGACTAAAAAAACTTGATAGCAATCAGTAA
- a CDS encoding cysteine desulfurase has product MISKDIKNNFPIFKKVSNLVYLDSAATSQTPEGVLKAMEEYYTGFRSNIHRGLYRMGEQATESYEGARRKIARFIGADEGEIVFTSGATDSSNMLIRSIEESLELREGDEIVTTVMEHHSTLIPLQKLAKRRKLVLKHISMTSDFHLDYREAEKLITPKTKIVSVILASNVLGTINDIKTIANLAHEVGALMVVDGTEAVGHISVDVKEFDADFLYFSGHKMLGPTGIGVLYGKKELLYKVEPSIFGGGIVEKVTLTDATWKRAPARFEAGTQNIAGAIGLGAAVEYLEEIGIQNIHKHVQELTEDAIKKLEKINGVKIFTQKNTKKNVGIVSFIIEGIHSHDIAEIAGRDDVAIRAGHHCAQPLIETLGVRATARASFYMYNSKNDIDRLVISIDRAHTMFLKTTID; this is encoded by the coding sequence ATGATATCCAAAGACATAAAAAATAATTTTCCCATTTTTAAAAAAGTTTCCAACCTTGTTTACTTGGACAGTGCCGCAACCTCACAAACACCCGAGGGAGTGTTGAAAGCGATGGAAGAATATTATACGGGGTTTCGTTCAAATATTCATCGCGGGTTATACAGAATGGGGGAACAAGCGACAGAAAGCTACGAAGGTGCTCGAAGAAAAATCGCGCGGTTTATTGGTGCAGACGAGGGGGAGATAGTTTTTACGAGTGGAGCAACAGATTCGTCAAATATGCTTATTCGAAGTATTGAGGAGTCCCTTGAACTTAGGGAGGGTGATGAAATCGTGACCACAGTAATGGAGCATCATTCAACACTTATTCCACTCCAAAAACTTGCAAAACGGCGCAAGCTCGTTCTAAAGCATATTTCCATGACAAGCGATTTTCATCTAGACTATCGTGAAGCAGAAAAACTTATTACCCCAAAGACAAAAATTGTTTCGGTCATACTTGCGAGTAATGTTTTGGGAACGATTAATGACATAAAAACTATTGCGAATCTCGCACATGAGGTGGGGGCGCTTATGGTGGTTGATGGCACGGAAGCAGTCGGGCATATTTCCGTTGATGTAAAGGAATTTGATGCAGATTTCCTGTATTTTTCCGGACACAAGATGCTTGGACCGACAGGAATTGGCGTATTGTATGGCAAGAAAGAACTACTTTATAAAGTGGAACCAAGTATTTTTGGCGGTGGTATCGTAGAAAAAGTAACACTTACCGATGCAACATGGAAGAGAGCACCTGCCCGTTTTGAAGCGGGGACACAGAACATTGCCGGAGCGATTGGTCTTGGTGCGGCAGTTGAATATCTCGAAGAGATTGGTATCCAAAATATTCACAAACATGTGCAAGAACTTACGGAAGATGCAATCAAGAAACTAGAGAAAATCAACGGGGTCAAAATTTTTACTCAAAAAAATACAAAGAAAAATGTCGGCATCGTTTCTTTTATAATAGAAGGTATTCATTCTCACGACATAGCAGAAATTGCCGGACGAGACGATGTAGCGATTCGCGCAGGACATCATTGCGCGCAGCCACTTATAGAAACCTTGGGGGTACGTGCTACTGCTCGCGCAAGTTTTTATATGTATAATAGTAAAAATGATATTGATAGGTTGGTAATAAGCATTGATCGTGCGCATACGATGTTTCTTAAAACCACAATTGACTAA
- the sufB gene encoding Fe-S cluster assembly protein SufB, translated as MKTTKTVTKKQKLKTHTGLSEALVRHISAVKKEPKWMLEKRLKAYGLYQTAKLPRFGPDLSGLDLKNMIYYVDPDAPETDQWKKLPKEITDTFEKLGIPKAEREYLGGVGAQYDSGVVYHRLKKSLADKGVVFENMDVAVQKYPELVKKYFMTDCVPIEEHTFTMLHAAVWSGGTFIYVPKGVKVGMPLQAYFRMNRARSGQFEHTLIIADEGSEIEYIEGCSAPKYNYSSLHAGCVELFVLPGAKMKYISIENWSLNTYNLNTKRAIVEKDGEIKWVNGNMGSGVTMLYPSSVLKGEGAKAANIGLVIAGKGQIQDTGGKTLHLAPNTSSTIYSKSISKDGGIANYRGLIKVAPNATNTRSSLVCESLLLDEKSQANTFPSVQNANDQVEISHEARIGRIGEDEIFYLKTRGFSEQAAVRLAVTGFANPIIKELPLEYALELNKLISLEMGEGKY; from the coding sequence ATGAAAACCACAAAAACAGTGACAAAAAAACAAAAACTGAAAACCCATACAGGACTCTCGGAAGCTTTAGTGCGCCATATTTCTGCGGTAAAAAAAGAACCGAAGTGGATGCTTGAGAAGCGGCTCAAAGCTTATGGGCTTTATCAAACCGCAAAACTTCCAAGATTCGGCCCAGACCTCTCGGGTCTTGATCTGAAAAATATGATCTATTACGTCGATCCCGATGCTCCGGAAACAGACCAATGGAAAAAACTTCCCAAAGAAATCACAGATACATTTGAAAAATTAGGGATTCCAAAAGCGGAGCGGGAATATTTGGGCGGTGTTGGCGCACAATATGATTCTGGTGTTGTGTATCATCGGCTTAAAAAATCTCTCGCAGATAAGGGAGTTGTTTTTGAAAATATGGATGTTGCGGTACAAAAATATCCCGAGCTCGTGAAAAAATATTTTATGACCGATTGTGTTCCGATTGAAGAGCATACATTCACGATGCTTCATGCTGCTGTCTGGAGTGGGGGGACATTTATTTATGTACCCAAGGGGGTGAAAGTCGGAATGCCGCTTCAGGCATACTTTAGAATGAATCGCGCGCGTAGCGGACAATTCGAACACACGCTTATTATTGCTGATGAGGGTTCAGAAATCGAATATATCGAAGGATGTTCCGCACCAAAATATAATTACTCATCACTTCATGCAGGCTGTGTTGAACTTTTTGTGCTTCCTGGAGCAAAAATGAAATATATCAGCATCGAGAACTGGTCGCTTAATACGTACAACCTCAACACAAAACGTGCAATCGTGGAGAAAGACGGGGAGATAAAATGGGTCAACGGCAATATGGGCTCGGGCGTCACTATGCTCTATCCCTCGTCGGTTTTAAAAGGGGAAGGGGCAAAAGCAGCCAACATCGGTCTTGTGATTGCGGGAAAGGGTCAGATACAAGACACAGGGGGAAAGACACTTCACCTTGCTCCCAATACTTCATCGACCATTTATTCAAAATCAATTTCAAAAGACGGTGGAATTGCCAATTATCGCGGACTCATTAAGGTAGCTCCCAATGCAACAAACACTCGCTCGTCGCTCGTGTGCGAGTCACTTCTTCTCGATGAAAAGTCGCAGGCGAATACATTTCCATCGGTGCAAAATGCAAACGATCAGGTTGAAATCAGTCATGAAGCACGTATTGGGCGCATTGGGGAAGACGAAATTTTTTATTTGAAAACTCGCGGATTTTCGGAGCAGGCGGCGGTGCGCCTTGCGGTGACCGGTTTCGCAAATCCGATCATCAAAGAACTTCCACTTGAATATGCACTTGAACTTAACAAGCTTATCTCGCTTGAAATGGGGGAGGGGAAATACTAA
- a CDS encoding sigma-70 family RNA polymerase sigma factor, with the protein MVKKSSTEKKTKKVKKTKKVLSRKVKRSSSVSKKMIKKELVKKPTKKEKAIEAKLIKVAKKRGDSLNKKADTLILKGYERGFVTYDELLKEFPNIEDDVSFLDELYERLNKAGIDVLEGGDLLQTGPETGKKLYSEGSSYDSIQMYLKEIGQYPLISAHEEKELAKRIEKGDMEAKNLLARANLRLVVSIAKKYVGRSADLTLLDLIQEGNLGLFKAVDKFEWSKGYKFSTYATWWIRQAITRALADQSRTIRIPVHMVETIAKYKQVVRRLSQDLGREPLAEEIATEMGVEVDKIHTIEKIDQDTVSLEKPIGDEGDEKSTLGEFIADEKILAPDQDSSRRILTDQVTEILDDLSPKERKILEMRHGLGDAHGVIHTLEEVGKEFGVTRERIRQIEAKALEKIRMHEKALRLKNY; encoded by the coding sequence ATGGTAAAAAAATCTTCCACAGAAAAGAAAACGAAAAAGGTGAAAAAAACGAAAAAAGTTTTATCTCGTAAGGTAAAACGCTCTTCTTCTGTATCAAAGAAGATGATAAAAAAAGAGCTGGTTAAGAAGCCTACAAAAAAAGAAAAAGCAATCGAAGCAAAACTCATAAAAGTTGCAAAAAAACGGGGAGACAGTTTAAATAAAAAAGCTGACACGCTTATTTTAAAAGGGTATGAGCGCGGATTTGTGACGTACGATGAGCTCCTTAAAGAATTTCCCAATATTGAAGATGATGTTTCATTTCTCGATGAGTTGTATGAGCGTCTCAATAAAGCAGGCATCGATGTACTTGAGGGAGGCGATCTTCTCCAGACGGGACCGGAAACAGGCAAAAAACTTTATAGCGAAGGATCATCATATGACTCGATTCAGATGTATCTTAAAGAGATTGGGCAATATCCGCTTATCAGTGCGCATGAAGAAAAAGAACTTGCTAAACGCATAGAAAAAGGCGACATGGAGGCAAAAAATCTTCTTGCCCGTGCCAACCTTCGCCTTGTTGTTTCTATAGCAAAAAAATATGTGGGAAGAAGTGCAGACTTAACCCTTTTAGACCTTATTCAAGAAGGGAATCTAGGGCTTTTTAAAGCAGTTGACAAATTTGAATGGTCGAAGGGATATAAATTTTCCACCTATGCAACATGGTGGATTAGGCAGGCGATCACTCGCGCGCTTGCAGACCAATCGCGCACCATTCGTATTCCGGTGCACATGGTTGAGACGATTGCGAAATACAAACAAGTAGTGCGCCGTCTTTCGCAAGACCTTGGACGCGAACCGCTTGCGGAAGAAATTGCAACTGAAATGGGTGTTGAAGTGGACAAAATTCATACGATTGAAAAGATCGATCAAGACACCGTTTCACTTGAAAAACCGATCGGCGATGAGGGTGACGAGAAGTCAACATTGGGAGAATTTATTGCGGACGAGAAAATTCTTGCACCTGATCAGGATTCTTCACGGCGCATTCTTACCGATCAAGTAACAGAGATTTTAGACGATCTTTCTCCGAAAGAACGTAAAATTCTTGAAATGCGGCATGGATTGGGTGATGCGCATGGCGTCATACACACACTCGAAGAAGTGGGGAAAGAGTTTGGCGTGACACGCGAACGTATCCGCCAAATTGAAGCAAAAGCGCTTGAAAAGATCCGCATGCATGAGAAAGCTCTGCGGCTTAAGAATTACTGA
- the dnaG gene encoding DNA primase gives MASVVEQIKSKLSIVDVIGSYIKLERAGSNFKARCPFHNEKTASFFISPSRETYHCFGCNRGGDMLSFVQEIEGLDFRGALGTLAERAGVRMNVSEPGESREREKIFAVLEESTKFFSNHLEKNKESHEYLIKRGIMDETIKEFRLGYAPSEWRSLSEFLQKKGFTPEHLLKAGLSIKSEKGYYDRFRGRVMFPIADNGGKIVGFSGRILPGTEQGDVDKQAKYVNSPETEVFHKSKILYGFDKAKQSIRKENTAVLVEGQMDLVLSHQSGVVHTVASSGTALTKDHLILIKRLADTLVIAFDADEAGLSASKKGVDLALSLGFDVRVAEIPSGLDPADVVMKDPEGWKHSVLNARHIIDFYLKALSGKGYDMRTFRKKTSELVLPYIVKLRNTIDQAHFVSETARALHLSEEPIWEELKKLRGNELADTSYREPEEKADKSSQSAELGRRQNIERKILGILLWQESTSKPLADRVGWEQQYGVIVGESTLKEKKDLPEKEKNNLIFEAEIYYQDLKELPQEIELLLANLEEEVLKEQLVIAMDELRDVEHKGDTTRSMEILKKCQEISKKLSEIVKK, from the coding sequence ATGGCATCCGTTGTCGAACAGATAAAATCAAAATTGAGTATCGTCGACGTTATAGGCTCTTACATAAAGCTTGAACGGGCGGGGAGTAATTTTAAAGCTCGATGTCCGTTTCATAACGAAAAAACTGCGTCATTCTTCATTTCACCCTCACGCGAAACGTATCATTGTTTTGGATGCAATCGAGGCGGAGATATGTTGAGTTTTGTTCAGGAAATCGAAGGATTAGATTTTCGTGGAGCACTCGGTACATTAGCGGAACGTGCGGGAGTTCGTATGAACGTATCGGAACCTGGAGAAAGCCGCGAGCGAGAGAAAATTTTCGCCGTACTTGAAGAGTCCACAAAGTTCTTTTCGAATCATTTAGAAAAAAATAAAGAATCTCATGAGTATCTCATCAAGCGTGGAATCATGGATGAAACGATTAAAGAATTTCGGTTGGGGTATGCTCCTTCGGAGTGGCGATCACTCTCCGAATTTCTTCAAAAAAAGGGATTTACTCCAGAACATCTTCTGAAAGCAGGGCTCTCAATAAAAAGCGAGAAAGGATATTACGACAGATTCCGCGGAAGAGTGATGTTTCCTATTGCTGATAATGGAGGGAAAATCGTTGGATTTTCAGGCAGAATTCTTCCAGGGACCGAACAAGGTGATGTTGACAAACAGGCAAAATATGTAAACAGTCCAGAGACCGAAGTTTTTCACAAGTCGAAAATTTTGTACGGTTTTGACAAAGCAAAACAATCGATTCGAAAAGAAAATACAGCTGTTTTGGTTGAGGGGCAAATGGACCTCGTTCTTTCACATCAATCTGGGGTCGTACATACTGTCGCATCATCGGGGACTGCGCTTACTAAAGATCATTTGATTTTAATTAAACGTCTTGCTGATACACTTGTTATTGCATTTGATGCTGATGAAGCGGGATTGTCCGCATCAAAAAAAGGTGTTGACTTGGCATTATCCCTAGGATTTGATGTGAGAGTTGCGGAAATTCCTTCAGGTCTTGATCCGGCAGACGTTGTCATGAAAGACCCGGAAGGCTGGAAACACAGTGTTCTCAATGCGCGACACATTATAGATTTTTACCTCAAGGCTCTTTCGGGGAAAGGATATGATATGAGGACGTTTCGTAAAAAAACCAGCGAGCTTGTTCTTCCCTATATCGTGAAATTAAGAAACACTATTGATCAGGCACATTTTGTTTCTGAAACGGCACGAGCGCTCCATTTAAGTGAAGAGCCAATCTGGGAAGAACTCAAAAAACTTAGAGGAAACGAGCTTGCAGACACTTCTTATCGAGAACCCGAAGAAAAGGCGGACAAAAGTAGTCAATCTGCTGAATTAGGAAGACGGCAAAACATAGAGCGAAAGATATTAGGAATTCTGCTTTGGCAAGAAAGTACTTCAAAGCCATTGGCGGACAGGGTAGGATGGGAACAGCAATATGGAGTGATTGTCGGCGAAAGCACACTTAAAGAAAAAAAAGATCTTCCAGAAAAAGAAAAAAACAACCTTATTTTTGAAGCGGAAATATATTATCAAGATTTGAAAGAATTACCCCAAGAGATAGAACTCCTTCTTGCAAATTTAGAAGAAGAAGTCCTTAAGGAACAACTTGTCATTGCGATGGATGAACTGCGAGATGTGGAACATAAAGGAGACACGACGCGGTCAATGGAAATTTTAAAAAAATGCCAAGAAATTTCAAAAAAATTAAGTGAGATTGTAAAAAAGTAA